The sequence TCCATCAAGGAGTAGGGACATTTCTGTCCCGTTCTTCCTCCCTCGTGAGGGCATGAAATCGGCTGCAGCACGGAGTTCCTCTGAATTTTGAAATCTCCCATTTCAAATTTCAAATCGGCCCTCCTGCTCGGCTGCGTCGCCGCCCTTGCCTCCTGCGACAAGCCCAAGCCCTCCGCCTCCGCTCCTGCTACCACCTCCGGCCCGTTGGTCCAGCGGGCCTATCTCTGGCAGCGCGATTGGACCCGCCAGGTCTCCCAATCCACTGTGGCCCATGCCGGCGCCTTCGACACGCTGGACCTGCTCGCCGCCCAGATCGAATGGCGGGAATCCGCCTCTGAGCCCTCCCTCGTCCGGCCCGCGATCGATTGGCCTGCCCTCCGCGCCACCGGCAAACCCGTCGGCTTCGTCGTGCGCGTCCAGCGGGCAGGCGAGGGGGCGGCGGTGGCGGAAACGGTGACCCGCCTCCTGCTCGATCGCCTCGCCGAAGCGAAGGCGGAGTCCGTTTCCGTCGCGGAGTTCCAGATCGACTACGACTGCCCGCAGAAGCGCCTCGCGGACTATCAAGGGTGGCTCGTTCCCATCCGCGAAGGATTGCGCGCCACCGGCCTGCCGCTGCGCATCACCACCCTCCCGAGCTGGCTGGGGGAACCGGCCTTCGCACCACTCGTGGATACCACCGATGGCTACGTCCTCCAGGTGCACTCCTTCGATCTCACCACCCTGGGGAAAACGCCCACCGTCTGTGATCCCGCCATGGCCCGTGATTGGGTCGCCCGCGCCGCGAAACTCGGTCGACCGTTCCACGTCGCCCTGCCCACCTACCGCTGCCTCGCTGGCTATGCCCCGGACGGCCATTGCCTCGGCATGGCTGCGGACGCCGGCTCGCCGCCGTGGCCACCCGGCACCCGTGTCCTCGAATTCACCTCGGATGCCACCGCCCTCGCCAACCTGGTGATCGAATGGACCAAAGAACGCCCCGCCGCCATGCAGGGCCTCTACTGGTACCGCCTGCCCATCGAGGGCGAGTCGCGGAACTGGCGCTGGCCCACCCTTGCCGCCGTGATGGCGGGACGCGTGCCGGTTTCGAAATGGGAAGTCCGCTCCACTCCCGGAAACCCCACCGACTTCGTCCTCTGGAACACCGGCGAAAACGACGACCCGCTTCCGTCCGCGATCCGGGTCACCTGGTCGGGCTCGGGACAGGTCGCCGTCGCCGATGCCCTCGGTGGCTGGTCCTGTCAGACCTCCACGGACCACGTCGAATTTCATGCTGCTTCCCGTGGTATGCCCGTCAGGCTCGCCCCTGGAAATTCGGTTCCGCTCGGATGGATTCGCTATCACGAGGCACCACCCTCTGATAGGATGATGTCTTATGAAATCGTCCGCTAGGTGGTTGCGCGGTCTGCCGCTGCTCGCGTTGTTCACCGCGTTTCCGGACCATGCCTTCGCCACCGGCGGCTGGGTGCCGGAGCGTTTCCTGGATGAGGGCGGCCAGAGCCTGAAGGGCGCGCCGCAGTTCTACTGGGACATCGAGGTCACCCGCCTCGCGAAGCAGTATGCGGAGAAGGATCTGCCAAAGCTCAAGGCGGATGTGCCCGAGGATCCGGAGCAGGACAGCGGGTCCGCTTCCACTGCCAAGGCAGACCACGACGACTTCGAGGCCGCCCTCAAGTCCGGCAAACTGAAACCCGCCAACGCCGATGCTGCCCGTGCCGCCCATGCGGAGATGCGCACCTGGCTCGATCTGGATGGCCCGGATGAGGAACGCCCCAAGCTGACCGAGGCGGATTCCGAGTTCGCGGATTATCACAAGGGCGCCGCGATGGTCGCGGACGACAAGCCCGCGGAGGCCAAGGCCGCGTGGGAAAAACTCCTGCGGCGTCCCGCGGAGGAGCGCCACTACCGCACCGTGTGGGCCGCCTACATGCTCGGCAAGGTGTGCCTGGAGGACGCGAAGACCCGCGCCGACGCCATCGCCTGGTTTGTGAAATGCCGCCAGTATGCCCGCGAGGGCTTCGCGGACTCGCTCAACCTCGCCGCCGATAGCTATGGCTGGCAGGCCCGCGCCGAATACGATTCCGGCGACCGCCCCGCCTCCGCCCGCCACTACCTCCAGCAGCTCGCCCTCGGCGATACTTCGGCCGTCGCTTCCCTGAAGCTGCTGGTGCCGGACCGGGAACTCGTGGACGGGCTCGGCGTGCTGTCTTTTGCCACCCTTTCCGAACCCGCCGGGGAAGATCCGAATGCCCCCGCCGCCCCCGATGACCCGCAGGTCGAGGCCAAGGTGAAGGCCGCCCGCGAGGCCGCGCTCACCGCGCTGGCCGCCGCCGCCAAGGATGAAGTCCTCCGCCAGCTCGTCACCGCGCACATCCTCGCCGCGGGATCGTCCTACACCTATCAGGACGGCCACGCCCGGGCCGCCCGCTGGCTGGACACCATCAACAAGCTGAAGCTCGATCGCGTCGAAGGCGCGGCCTCGCTCGGTTGGGCGGCCTACGAGGCCGGACGTTTCGACGAAGCCGCGAAATTGCTGGCGCTGGACAAGCCCGCCTCCTCCCTCGGTCAGTGGCTTCAGGCGAAGCTCGCGTTGCGGAAGGGCGACTTCGCCGGAGCCTCCGGCCTCATGACCGGGGTGGTGCCCCAGCTCCCCGAGGACGCCGCCACCCGCTACGAGAGTTTCAGCTATCTCCCGAAAGCCTCGGCCTCCGCGGACCTCGGGGCCTCCCTGTTGGCGCAAGGCAAGTTCCAGGAAGCCCTCTCCGCCTTCTGGAGCGGCGGTTGTTGGGCGGATGCCGCCTACGTGGCGGAGCGCCTGCTCACCACCGATGAACTGGTCGCCTTCGTGAAGGCGAACGCCACGCTTCCCGATGACGCGAGGGGAAAAGACGATGAAGAGGAAACCCCGGCGAGATTGCACCACCGGATGAAGGACAAGCTCATGAATCTCGCCGGCCGCCGTCTGATTCGGGAGGACCGCAATGCCGAGGGCCGTGCCCTGCTCGATCCGGAAGCCCGCGGGCTCTTCGATCAATTCCGCGAGCTGGGTGCCGTGGGCAAGGACGAGAAGAAGCCGAAGAAGGAACGGGCCAAGGCGCTCTTCGATGCCGCCTGCATCCTCGAGGATGGTTCCTCCTGGTGCGGCACCGAGGACGATGTCGTGCGCGCGAACTGGGGCGGCTATGCGCCGGAGCACCCGGATGTGATCGTCCAGTCACGCCTCACCGGGAAATCGAAGTTGGTCGGAGACGATGGAGACGAAGACAAGGCCAAGCTGGTCGCCAACTTCGTTCCCTCCTCCGAGGCCGAACGCAAGCGCCTCCAATCTCCCGCCGGCCAGCAGCGCATGAAACAATACGTCCGCCAGGCCTCCGCCCTCGCCGTGAAGGCCGCGGGCCTGCTCCCGGACAACACCGAGGAAACCGCCGACGTCCTCAACCAGGCCGGCCGTTGGATCCAGGACCTCGACAATCCCGGTGCCGACAAGATCTACTTCCAGATCGAAAAGCGTTGCCCGAAGACCGAGATCGGCAAGGCGGTGATCGCGAAGCACTGGTTCATCGAGCCCGACGGCCCGTGGACCGGCAGCTCACAGGAATCCAACGAGCAGCTTCCGGCGAAGAAAGACGATCCGTGACATGCCGGGAAAAATGAAATCCCGCGGCCTCATCCCTCTCCTCGCCTGCGTCCTGCCCGTCCTCGCGTGGTCGATGTGGCGACCGTATGACTGGCCCACGTGGGCCATGGAAACCGCGCCGGTGTTCCTCGGGTTCGGCGGACTCATCATCGCCGCGCGGAAAGGCTGGGCGTTCTCGAATTTCGCCCTCGTCTGCATCGCCCTCCACATGATCCTCCTCATCGTCGGCGGACACTACACCTACGCGCGCGTGCCGCTGGGCGAGTGGGCGAAGGACTGGTTCCATTTCCAGCGCAACCACTACGACCGTCTCGGCCACTTCGCCCAAGGCTTCGTCCCCGCGGTGCTGTTCCGCGAGGTGATGATCCGGAACCGCGTCATCGCCCGCCGCGGCTGGCGGGAGTTTCTCACCGTCTCCTTCTGCATGGCCGTCAGCGCCGTCTACGAACTCCTCGAATGGTGCGCCGCGCTGGTGTCCGCCCAGGCTTCCGAGGCTTTCCTCGGCACCCAGGGCGATCCGTGGGACACGCAGGAGGACATGTTCACCTGCCTGATCGGCTCCCTCGTTGCCGTCGTGCTCACCCGTTTCTTCCAGGACCGCTCGATCCGGAAAAGGAGTTGAGGCTTCAGCCGAGGAGGGGCTTCCCGGAGGCGGAGTCTCCTGAGTGCGAATGACCGGTGGGTGCGTATCGTTTCCGCCACCACTTCCTCGCAAACGCCACCACCACCGCCGCCAGCGCGAGCCCCGCGCCATCCGCCAGCAGATCCCCGAGATCCCCCCGGTCCCACGCTTGGTGGAGCTGGTAATTCGGCAGCGCTTCGGAGGCGAAGGCGATCACCGCCGCGATCGGCCACACCCGCGGCCGTGCGAACCCGAACAAGGCGACTCCAAAGGCCCCGAAAGCCACCACATGCAGGAAATTGAACCGGTCGCGCAAACGCCGGATCCCCTCGTCCACGGCCCGTTCCTCGCGTTTCTCCGGAGCGGGTGGGGGAGGCGGCGACTGCAGCACCACCGGAGGTACCGGAGCCACCACGGGAGGCGGCTCGGCCACGGGCGGAGGAATCACGGGCACCACCGCCACTGGAGGTTCCACCGGTGCCGGTGCGACCGGCGCGGGAGGCTCCGGCGGCTTGGGCACCACCGGCGGAGGCGGAATCGGCGACCCGAGCTGGAACTGCCCCGCCAGCGTCCGCGCGCAGAACCGCGGCTGCGGAAACACCAGGAACCACGTTGCGCCCACCAACGCGCACCCCGCCAGCACTGCCCGCGGCCATTTCCACCGCCCCAGCGCGGGCACCACCCACCACGCTGCCCATGCCACCCACAGCACCACCAAGCCGCTGGCGACCGGGCGGAACCACGCCCGCTGCCGCACCATCGAGATTTCCACGTTCCGCACCGCCATCGAGCCGTGCGAACCCCAGTGCTCCAGCGCGAACCGCAGCTCGCCGCTGCCCGGCACCAGGTCGAACACCGCCTCCTCGTGGTGCCACGGTGCGCTGCCATAGGCGCTGATGATCCCATGGTCATGGGGAAAGACCGCGCTGCCATCCTTCTGCCTGCCATAGACGATCGCCCGCGCCGTCGCCCAGCGGACCTCGCCATCCTGCACCACCTCGTCCCACTTCGCGTCCAGCTCCACGTGCAGAAACCGCACGTCGTTCAGCGTGCCCAGCACCCGCTCGACCTGCGCCGCCGGGTCGCCCGCCTTCAGGTTCCGCGCGATCGTCACCGCCCCGCTGACATCCGGATTGGCCTCGCGGCCCTTGCCTCCCTTCCACTCCCATCCCGGCAGCCCCGGCTCGAACGGTCGGGAAAGCGGCGGTCCCGCGTGCTCGAAGCGGAATTGCCACGCGGCCACCGTCAGCGCCGCCAGCACCAGCGCGGCCAGGAGTTTGGAAAGAAGCCGTTTCATGGGCACGAAAAAGGCGGGAGCATCGCTGCTCCCGCCCGAAGGAAATCACGGTTTCCGGTGGAGGGACAGGAATCCCTCCGCCGTTGGATCACGCGCCGTAGTTGGCGGCCACCACGTCCCAGTTCACCACGTTCCAGAACGCGGCGATGTAGTCCGGACGGCGGTTCTGGTAGTTGAGGTAGTAGGCGTGTTCCCACACGTC comes from Luteolibacter sp. LG18 and encodes:
- a CDS encoding DUF3142 domain-containing protein; the protein is MKSPISNFKSALLLGCVAALASCDKPKPSASAPATTSGPLVQRAYLWQRDWTRQVSQSTVAHAGAFDTLDLLAAQIEWRESASEPSLVRPAIDWPALRATGKPVGFVVRVQRAGEGAAVAETVTRLLLDRLAEAKAESVSVAEFQIDYDCPQKRLADYQGWLVPIREGLRATGLPLRITTLPSWLGEPAFAPLVDTTDGYVLQVHSFDLTTLGKTPTVCDPAMARDWVARAAKLGRPFHVALPTYRCLAGYAPDGHCLGMAADAGSPPWPPGTRVLEFTSDATALANLVIEWTKERPAAMQGLYWYRLPIEGESRNWRWPTLAAVMAGRVPVSKWEVRSTPGNPTDFVLWNTGENDDPLPSAIRVTWSGSGQVAVADALGGWSCQTSTDHVEFHAASRGMPVRLAPGNSVPLGWIRYHEAPPSDRMMSYEIVR
- a CDS encoding DUF2238 domain-containing protein, which translates into the protein MKSRGLIPLLACVLPVLAWSMWRPYDWPTWAMETAPVFLGFGGLIIAARKGWAFSNFALVCIALHMILLIVGGHYTYARVPLGEWAKDWFHFQRNHYDRLGHFAQGFVPAVLFREVMIRNRVIARRGWREFLTVSFCMAVSAVYELLEWCAALVSAQASEAFLGTQGDPWDTQEDMFTCLIGSLVAVVLTRFFQDRSIRKRS